TACAGACAGGGGTGAGAACCAGGTACTAGAAAAGGCTTCCAATCTGGGGATGGCAGGGCTCACCCAGGGTGATTCCATTGGGCCATTCGATATTGTCCGACACCAGCGTTTGCCGGTCCACACCATTGAGCCCAGACTTCTCGATCTTGGCCTGGAACCCCCAGTCAGACCAATACATGTACCTAAAAGAAAGAAGAGCCCAACCTGGTTTCTTGTTTGGGACTTGGCTGGAGTGGTCTGAGTCACTGGAACCCAATCATCTCCCAAAAAGTTGAGCATTAAGTATAGTAGGACCGGGAAGACTCTGAGATCCCATGGGGCCATTCTGTCTTTGCCAGCAGGCACTTTAGTTGGGGAAGGCTGTATTCCCCGAGTCTACTCAGCCTCGGTGCAACAAGCTATGAGGCCATCTCTCCCACAGTGGCAGCTTGAAGTAGAGCCCTAGAGTGTAAGCTGAGAAGAGCCCTTGTAAGCCCACCCTTTCCTGACTTACAGAGCAGAAGGAGGAGTCACTGTCTTGCCTTAGGAGCCTGAACTGGACAATATCTAGATCCTGCTCTGCTCTGAGATGCTCCTATCCTGCAGTAGGAGTGAGCTGCAGCATCTGGGGGAAACTTGGTGACCAATAACCCAAGACCCCTTGGGTGGGAGTTAAGAGGAAGAGGGGTGCACATGGACTGGCTTCTTCATGGCTTGTGCCTGATTAGCCCAGAGCCTTCTAGGCCCCTCAAGATAGCTCTTGAGTCAGATGTATAGGGACTGAGTGCTCATGGTGGGAGAAAGGGGAAGCTTGGCATGGGTATACTCACCCTTGCAGGGGGTCAACAGCGATGGCCCGGGGTTCATTAAGGTCACGGCTGAAGAGAGTGCACCGGCGGCCACCATCGAGTGTGGCCACTGAGATGGTCTTATTGCCCGAGTCAGTCCAGTACATGTGCTTGTGGACCCAGTCCACTGCCAGGCCCTCTGGAGAGTGCAGCTGCTCATCAATGAGGACCTCCTGCTCTGCTGGGTCGCTGGCCTTGTCCATGTAGGCACTTGGGAGAAACCAGAGCTGGCCATGGGCAGATGGTCTACCCAGGGGCCCGGCTGGAGCAGCCCAGGCACCCTTCCCACATCTCCTTCTCCAGCTTTAACAGTGGGAGAATGAGAATGTGGCCAGTTCTCATTCAACATATTCCACCAGGGTTGGGATATGGGCTTAGATCAGCCCCATTCTGTGGTCTGGGGGAGGTCAGTTTAGGGGGAATAAGGGGAGGGGCACCGATTTGCAGGCAGAAATAACAGGATGTGATTCTAGACAGCAACAAAGGCCTGTGGTAGTTGAAAAGGTAGATTCAGCCCCATCCCGGAGAGTGAAGGAAGACTTTGGGGTGGAGTCCCAGGGCCCTGGCTCACGAGCAGCCAGAGGACAGAATGCACCCAGGCACAGGGACCAGCCAGTATGAGCACCCAGAGAAGAGCATGCTGTTCTCTTGGAGAAAGCTGGGAATATGGGCTGTGAGAACAGAAGTGTGTGCAGGTAGGGGCCGCAGGCTGCCAGAGGGGTGACAGACAGGGTCACAGGCATGGTTAGAGGCATGTGTGGTCATTGTGGCACCTAGGAGTAGGCTGGTTGGAAGGGGCAGCGAGTTAAGGCAAGAAATTGTCAGGAGGCTGTCACAGTGTCCAGGCGAGAGAGGAGGAATCTGAGGTGAGGTTGGGGCAGAGGCTGAGAACACAGTGGACATGCCAGGGGAGCAATGGTCAGATCTAATGTCTCCCAAGGGTTTCTCCTCCACACTCTCTCTCCCTGGGTGATTAGCTCCTCGGTGCCCACTGTCATGCCTAACTGCCTCTCCAATCCCAACCACTCTCAACAGTTCTGGACTACACAGCCAGCCAGTTCCCTTCGACTTGCCAGACACTGGGAGCCCAACATATTCCCAGATGGCTCACTTCCACTCCCCATCCCTTGGCCTAACAGACAGACCACCAAACCCTGCTCCTCCTCAGTGCCTCTCACCTCAAACAACAGCTCAAGCTTGAAACTCAAAACTTCTCACCTCAAAACTGCTCAAGCCAGAAACCTCAAATTTCTCAAATGAGCCTGTGTCGGGTATCTCCCATGTCCCATCTCTGGGCTCTGAGCTTCTCCAGCCTCCTGTCCAGTCTGTCACCAGACCCTGCCTCTCTGTCACAACTGCTCTAGCCCTGCCCTTGGGTGTGTAGGTGCAGGTGTCTGTATGTTGGGGAGGGAGGAGCTGGTCATCCGGGGCAGCACACATCATCCTTCCTTCCATTCACTCATCTGTCCCATCGTTCTTTCGGCTGTGCCTCAGCGTCTACCCTGGGCCTGCGGAGGGCATCTCAGGACAAAGAAAGGACATGACTGCCCCAGGGGGCCTGGCCTTGCAGGGTGGCACACAGGCAGACCAGAGACATTTTGAGAAAGACCACCAAGAGCCTTGAGCtcagaaggaccctcctcccaGGGCAAAAGGCCTGACTTACTTTCTTGTGTCTTACACTTCCTCCTTAGGCCAGTAGGGGTCAGACAAAGCCCAGGTGGGTGGTGCTCAATGCCACTTTTCCAACAGAACCCTCaaccctggtggctccacttccactgTGACCTGCACTAATTCCCAAGCCTCTCCCAGGCCCCCAAGAAACCCTAGTGCCAGAGGCCACCCCTCAAGGTCTGGCTCCGGGGTCATGCACTCACCTGTAGATCTTGCGATAGGAGAGGTCGCACCAGTAAATGCGGTTGGTAGCCACTTCCACGTCCAGCGCCACCACGTTCTTGAGCATGGGGATGAGGCGGGAGTGCTCCCGCTTCACCAGGTCTATCTTGCGCACCTCATGCCGGTTGGTGAAGATCAGAAATGGGTTCCTGCCAGCTGCCATGTGGGCAAGGATGAAGGAATGAGTACAAAAGGCCCAAGATGCAAAGTACCATTCATACAATCTTCATTCTTCTTATGAGATACAgactccccaaactctcccataACTCCCCATTTCCCTGTTAGGTTTGCATTGATGGTGCTGTGTGACCCCGAGTTCCCTGTCCAGCTGTGTTGCCCACTCCTCTAACACACTGGATTCCAGCGGCTGGACTACTTGGCATTACATGGCCAAGCAGGGATTTGCTGCCTCAGGGCCCTTGCACCCGGAACATATCTCTTTCCTGCTGTGATCACCTTCACTGTGCTGCCACTCTCAGAAAAAGGGCTCCCTGGACAGGCAGCATCTTACAGTATACACGTCAGGACAGAGGCGGAGGGGAAGACCCTCacagaggctgtgtgtgtgtacacgcgcaGGGGGCTGCAGTAGCAGGCATGGCAAGAAATGAAGCTACAGGCAGTGAGGGATTATTGCCAATTGAGCCAATGTGCTAGCCCCGAAGACCCTTCTGGTATATGGACCTCAGAaagattttttgcaccaaaataaactcatcttttaatcccatttacactgaactttaaaaaaaaagacccttgTGGTAcgagcattgtggtgcagtggataaatcttccatttgcaatgccagcttcctatatggatgccagtttgtatcccagctattctactttcaatccagcagccctgctgacGGCctaggaaaagtagtggaagatgtcccaagtgcttaggcccttaccacccacatgggagattcagatgaagctcctagctcttggctgcGGCTCAACCAAGCTTTACCCACTGTGGTCATGTAGAGAACgacacagcagatggaaaatctctctctctccacctgtctcagtaactgactttaaaataaacacatgctttttaaaatgtaaaaacaccTGCATATGTGGGACTTTGTGTAAGCATGGTCAGCAGCACAGTGTCTCCACTGCACAAATATAATCTGTGTCATGTCTCACATACATCATATGTGGGATAACACCAGGTTGCACATTACATGCAATAGGCCACTTTATGTGTTCTGTATTGTTTGGGTGGTATGATTGAGTGTATAAGGCTGCATACTAAGTGTTGTGGGTTCTGTGTTATTATATTAGATGCActtggagttccaagctcccgcCCTCTGCACTGTGCACCACTTCCTGGACCCTCCGAAGCACTCACCAGCAGCCTTGCAGTTCCTGGTCTCTGGGTCCATCTCATAGCCAGGGTGACACTCGCACTTGAAGTAGCCCTTATAATTGATGCAGATctggctgcaggcatctgggtcCTCACACTCATCAATGTCTGTGGGGAAGAGCCAAGTAGGGGGTCAGAACTGGCCATGCGATCCATCTCAGCTTTTGGGGAGGCGGGGAGGAGCTCTCACCACCACACGTCTTCTGGTCCAGGAGCCGGAAGCCCGCGGGACAGGAACACTCAAAGCCGATCTTGAGGTCAGTGCAGATATGAGAACAACCACCATTGTTGTGCAGACACTcgttgaggcctgcagagggacGCAGGTTCCTGAGGGTCCTACCAGGGGATGGGAGGAGGCGGGGCCAGCACAGGGGGCGGGGCTTGTAGCAGAAGCAGAGAATCCAGCGGGAATCCCAGAGATGGGAGGACTCGGAGAGGAGGCCTCCCGGAACCCCAGCCTCAGGAACTGGGTGTCTGGGCGGGAGGAGGTTCGGAGAGGGCAAGCCCGTGTTCAAGGTCAGTCAGGGTCCAAGTGGCACCAGAGCTCTAGTCTTCGGCCTGCCAGGCCACCGAGGCTGGAGACAGCCTGGTCTTCCCTGCTGGCCAATGGTCATTCCTTTCACAAACCCGTTTCCTAAGCTCTTTCCTTCCTTGTGGCCTCTGAGGTAAGGGGCTTGTGTGTGTGCCATCAAACCGTCAGGTGGGCCTGGGAACCCCTTCTGGAATGTGCCTGGCTTCCTAGCTGGGCAGTTTCTCCTGGGAACCACACTGTCCTGGggcagctcccagccctgctATGTGGGCCTGGCAGGGGATGGGGAACACAGATGCACCTCGAAACCTGCGGGCGCTCTGGTCTCTGACACTTCTCTAGACAGGGTCCAGGCTAGTCTGCCACCCGAGGAGTCTGAACACACAGGATGCCCCCTAACACTATCCCATTGTGAACTGATAAGGGAATGAGTTCTTTTTCCcagcttccctccttccttccacctcTCATCCCTGTCCCTCCACCTTGTCCTAAGCCTGGTTCTGGCTACCCCTCCTCTGCTCCCTTACCACCTTCTAGCCAGGGAGTCCAGGGCCAAGGCTCACCGAGTCCTCACCGCATCCTGAGCTTCAGAACCACAGAAAGTCAATCCCGCAAGCCGGGGGAGGGTGCCACACTCCTACCCGCCGCATGCAAGCACCACCACCTGGCCCCACCCCATCCCgccaagctgagctgagctgcccGCCCCAGGCCATGCACAGCCGAGGGGTGCCCCCACCTCCAGCCTGAGCCAAGCTTAGGGAAAATCCCCTTTACCCCTGGGCCTCCTTCTGTTTCCCCGGAATGTTGGTGGAACTGAAAGAACAAAACCACAGCAAGCCTGTGACCGGGGGGCCTGGGAGTgactcagccaggcccagcacccgGAGTGGTATGTGTGGGGCACCACCTCCAGGAACGTTCCTGTCACTCCAGGCCCGCCCTGACCTCTCCTGGACCCCAGAACACCCCGTCCACGTGTGTGCTCGCATTTCCTTCAGGCACCTGCTTCCATCCTCCCCTCTGGCAGGGGGCAGCATCTCAGCGGTTGTGTCTGCTGAGGACTGGATGAAAGGGGCATATATCAGGAAGCCCTGTAAGGGGCCAGGGGAGAGCTCTGAGTGATTCTGAAGGTACAGAGTCCTCCAGGGCTGAGGTGGGTGGCAAGAAGAAAAAGGACAGCAGGTGTGGACCTGCTGCCTGTCTACGCTCGCCTGGGAGGCCTGAAGCGGCTCTGGTTCTTCCTCATGCCATCCAGCCCAGAGGGGACTCTGCTTCTCTGAGATCCATGAGGAAGGGGGCTTAGCGTGGTCCTGAGAGGCCTGAGTGGCATGGATGAAAGGCGCTGTGTCACTTAGCCCAGCACGTGCACACACCCGCATGCACACATCCCTGGGGATGTGCAGAGGCACAGACATGTCCCGCAGAcctgaggacacacacacacacacacacacacacacacacacacacacggggaagGGGGACAGCGGCTCCCCGAGCTTAGGCAGAGCAGGAGACACGGGCACTGGCTCTCACCAACAGACatagcaggcacacacacagacaacacGTGCATACTTCAACACATACTTCTCTTTGGTGTATCATGCAAAACAAGAGAGTTTAGTAGGTTAGTAGTCTCTAGTGAGCTCCAAGTCTGGGAGTGTGGGGGTGCTAGGCCTGGCcattcctgcttccccaggccttctCTGGGACTTCCCTACTTGGTGGTGGGGCCCACTGGCAGGGAGAGGGCTGGCACAGAGGCTGGGTTGTCTTTCTCCCGATAGCTCAGCTGGCAGCCAAGTGACCCCTATTTGGCGACCCTGGCCTTTGGAACGAGCTTTTATTCTATCTTCACAAAGGAAGGGAAGATGCTCTTCCTGGGGAGTTCAGAGACTGGAGTTCCTGGGAGAGCCCAGGACTGGGATTGGTGGGAAGCTGATGGTCAGAAAGGAAGACGGCAGGTGGAAGGGCACTGCCCTTCCAGGGGTTTTAGTCCAAATCTCCCTCGACCCCTGACCTGCTGTGGTTCACACTGGATCTTCCTGGTCCCCAGCCCACTTCAGTCTGGGCAATCTGTGCTTGCCAGCCTGGAAGCCATGCACCCTGGCAGCCTCTGGCAATAGCAGCCTCATTGCTGCTTGCTCTTGTGCAGCCCAGCTTGGCCGGGCTGAGGAAAGCGCcacctgctgcttgctgctgGGGCTGCATCACTTGTTCCACGCAGGCCCCGCCTGGGCAGCCACCATGGCCTGCTGCTGCCTTGGTGGTTTCCTGCACTGGATCCCTACTAGATCAGTGAGACAGGAAGCCTGAGGAAGGGAGGCAATAGAGAACACACACTCAGAGGCCTGAAAGTGGAAGGAATGAGGAAAGGCCAAGTTTGTGAGAGGAAGCATCTCTGTTCTGAGCATATACACTGGGAAGGAAGCTGGGAGCTGTGTAGAGGTACAGAACGAGAGACCCCAGGGCCAGAGAGCCCCATCTCAGGCCACAGGACAGCACTGAGTCCAGAGAGAGGGATGGCACACCAGAGCCTCAAGGCCGAGGCCAGGAGGGGCAGGGCGGGAGCGCTGGTGGCCAGGACAGGTACCGTACCACACTCTTTCAGAAGCTCATCCGACCAGTCCCGGCAGTCCCTCTGAGCATCACACACTTTCCTGCTGTCCACGCACTCGCCACTCTTACACTGAAATCTGCGGGGACCCTCACAAGCTGACTCTGTTGGGCCAGAGAAGAGAGTGGACAGTACCTGTGAGATGGTGGGGCAGGAGGGCTGGCCCGGGGCTATGGGGAGGCAAGCAAAGTCCAGTCCCAGCCCCCACGGGTCTCATGATAACGGCACCCAGGATCTGCAAAGGCTGAGCTCCCCGGGCCAACACCCTAGAAATGCTCAGGAGGTCCCGTGGCACCCAGCCAGCAAGGCCCAGGAGCGTGCATCTTATCTGACAGTGTTGGCCCTGGGTGGATCCGTGCAGAGGCCAAAGGGGACCTCTGCCCCATGAGCCCAGAAAGAGGTGGTCACCTCACTGTTCCACCTGTTGTCTGTTCCCCTGGATGACTTCTGGGTTAGGAGCCCTGCCTGCTGGGCACAGGAGATAATCAGGTCCTCTGAAAATCCAGGGGGCCTCGTGGGAGCAGGGTACAGCCGCTGCCATCGGGGGACCCGGGAGAGAAGCATTCGCCGGTTTGGAGGGAGTCAGAGGACTTAAGTGGTGGGACTGGGCTGGATTTCCCACAGTAACCTTTCATGTCCCAGGCCTCCTCCCCCTTGCACAGAGTCCTTAAAAATCCAGTCCCAGcatggccaggatcccatgggaaGGGAGCCAGAATCAAGTGAAGAGGATGAGTGGTGCTCTGTGGGAACTGCCTCTCTGGGCCCATGGAGAGGCCAGGCAAGTATGGCAAATCGGTCCTGGGGAAGTCGCGGTCCCTCGGCGTCACGCACCCTGCAGGCAGCCAGCTTCGTCACTCCCATCTGGGCAGTCCTGTTTTCGATCGCAGCGCTTGATGGCAGGGATGCAAGAACCATGCCCACACTGGAACTCGTCTCCACGGCAGGTCCCCAGTGCTGCTGGGAGCGGGCAAAGGGATGGGGTCAGTGGGTCAGGCACAATGACTGTCCCCTGACCCGCCCTGCCCATGCTACATCGACATCTGGCAAGAACAGGACCAGTGGCTGAGCCGAGCAGTCCTCACAGGACCCCTGGCCGAGGCACCTGCAGTGTGTACAGGAGGGGAGACTGAAGCTCAGAGATGGGGAAGGGTCTTCCCAGGGTCTCACAGCACTCTGGCTGGCAGGACAAAACCGGGTCTCCTGCTCCCTCATCTACCACCACTGCCCAGGGCCAGTCCCTCAGAACAGATCGTGAGTCTCGGTGTTCATTACTTAATGACATCACCCACTTGCAAACCTGACCTGAGCCAGGTGCTGTGCcagggggatggggtggaggggaggcggAGCCCAGGGACCACTAAGAGCCTGTAAGACAGTCCAGTGGAGGGAACCAGCCTGGCTGGGATGGTCAGTGCCATCTAGGCCAGGCCTTGAAGGACGAGCCACCCTGGTAGGTGGGGAGGAGTTCTGGGCAGTTCAAGGTCTCGTGCAGAAGAACCCCGTGGTGACAGCCTGAAATGAGGGTCAGGGAGCGTATGCGTGAGGATGCTGGGCTTCTGGAGTTAGACCTGACTCTGCCCCGGTAGCCACCAGCCCGCTAACAGgccacccctccctcctggtCCTCCTCCACACTGACCAGGACAGGGGTCGGGGCAGGAATCTACTCAGGCGAGGGCAGGAAGAGGAGCATGACGAGCAGAGTGGCCGGGCCATGGGGGGGCTTACGGCAGTCGGCCTCGTCTGACTTGTCCTTGCAGTCGTGGTCGCCGTCGCAGCGCCAGCCCAGGTGCACGCACTCGCCGCTGCGGCAGGCGAACTGGGAGGGGGTGGCGCAAGCAGCGGGCGCGGCTGTGGCCCCTGGACTGGCGCGGCCACACCTGTCGGCAGCCTCGTCCGAGCCGTCCTCGCAGTCCAGCTGGCGGTCACAGACCCAGCGCTCCGGGATGCAGGTGCCGCCGCTGCCGCAGCGGAACTCCCAGGGCCCGCAGGCCGGGTCGGCGCAACCACGCTCGTCGCTGCCGTCCCCGCAGTCATCATCACCATCGCACACGAACACGGCGGCCAGGCACGAGCGGTTGCCGCACGGGAACTCGTGCGGAGCGCACACTGCGCAGGACAGAGAGCCGGTCGGCCCGCCGGACCCCAGCCCGTGGGTCCTGCGCCGGGTGGGCGCCGGGCGAAGCACAGGAAAGGGGGCCTCCCTTCCCTTACCCCGCGCCGGGGACCTTGGGCGGCTTCGCCTGGCCTCCCCGCGCCTGCTAGGGTAAACTGCCCCCGGGACAGGGCTGCGGAGCACGGTCTCGGAGGACAGACCGGATCCCTCCACACGGGGGCGCACGGAGCCTGCGCTTCCTTCCGTGTGGCGCGCTGTCAATTgtcattgtttttgaaaatgttttttaaacaaagtgaTGTCCTTTGCGTCTATGCTGGCAACTCATATCAGGTGTTTCTGACAGCTCTACCACGTTTCTGACAGAAGTGGTCTCCCCCGCTCCGCCCTCGTTCTGGCTTTGGGGATGGTGAGGTACTGGCTGGGGGCTGTATGGGGAGCTCACACTCCTTCTAAGATGATGCTGATGGACAGGACACATCCAGTCCCCAGCTCCCCTGCGCGGTAGACTCACTGACCGCTCGGAGTTCTGGCATGAGGCACTTTTCAGCTCTGGATTCTCCCCAAGGCCTAGAAGCTTTAAGGTGCCTGTTCTTGGGGCCCCGGGGCTGTTGCACCCCCAATCCCctatcctctgctgtctcccacatTCAGGAATGGAAGGAACTccgagagacacagagaagggcaGATCCTTTCACTGCCCCGTGGCTGGGAGCTGTGTCACGGGAGGCCCAAGACCTTCTAACACCCTACAGTCAGCTGGGACTGCTTCTGTCCCTACACAGCCTCTATGGACATGTGCCTACCACCCCACAGCAGTAAAGAGGGGCGGGCGTCTCCCTGGCATGTGAGTCCCAACAGAATTATCACAACTCAGGACATAAGACATTCAGAAGCTTCTGGACGGCGGTGGCATTTTCCGGACCAAAAGGGACAGAGTGGGCATGCAAAGACAGAGGCAGGAAGAGGGCAGTGGGGAGCCAGGCAGTGCCCAGAGAGTGCTCTGTCTTCAGAGCCTGGAGACAGCAGCCTCCCTGTGGCCTCTGAGAGGGGACCAAGCGGAATCCACCCCCACTGACCCTTCAAGGGCCTGGCTGTAGGCTGGGCACACGGTATTGCCCATGGAAGTCAACCCCCGGGAGGCCTGGCCACGCAGTCTGCTGGCCCCACCTCGCTGGCCAGGGCATAATCCTGAGTTGGAAGCTCAGCCATGCAGAACTGTCCCGGCGACCACTTCCATCTGTCCCTGCTGTGGCCGCGGTCAATGGCTTCCCGCCCCGTGCCAGGTGCTCAGACCTGAGACCTGAGCCACCGTTGGTTGCCCTCACACCTCCGGAATCTctgcccccacccagccccctgcctcagtgtgtgcgcacacacacagccctgggccctccccctctcccctccccccacttggCCAGCAGCAGACTTGTGGAATGGATGAGCGGATGTCAGGTGTGGTGAGAAGCACCGAGCAGCAGTCCCAAGCTCAGCCTCACACACTGTTCCTCTCatgtctgagcctcagtttccccacccgTACACTAGGGATGGTGATGGCTTCTCATGAGGTGGTCATGAGGATGACAGAGATGTCGCCCAAGCACCCGGCCACTCCGAGTCCTGATCGGCACCCTTGCTgccccagccacctgcccagTCACCCTGCCCCCCGCCCCTAGCAGACCGTGGGATCTGACCCCAGACTCACAGGGGGCGCAGCCAGCCTCGTCCGCTCCACTCTCACAGTCCTTCTCGCCATCACAGCGCCAGGAGGCAGGGACGCACTTGTGGCTGGTAGGTCCACAGCTCAGCTTCTCTGCGGGGCACTCCTGCTGGGCTGTGCACACAGACGTCCACGTGGGGTTCAGCCAAAGGACATGGAGGATGGAGAGCCCCATCTGCTGCCCACCAGCTTCAGGCACCTGGCCAAGCCCCACAGGTCAGCTAGGGctcttccacctggctcagtttTGTACAGCTGAGATGAAACCCTCAGGTAACCCTGCATAGGACTCTATGCATCTTAAGCTTTGTTCTTATTTCAAAGACTGATTttctttatctgagaggcagattgaaatagagagagagagacttctatccactggttcatttcccagatggttgcagtggccgGGGCTAGGGCCTAGATCTGGAATCGGCCCCTGTCATCACAGTTGGTGCATGCAATGCTTCACTGGCCCATGTGAACAAACACAGGGAGTAGTTAGTGCTGTGCTGGGCGTTCTTCTGGATGCTTTACAGCCCATCCTTACTCCTTGAAATCCTACAGACTGGGGCCAGCGTTGTGAtgcagtgcgttaagctgctgcctgtgacaccagcatcccatatgagaccATGAGTTCAAGTTCACTGCTGCTCGAcctcctacccagcttcctgctaatgtacctgagaaggcagcagaggacagcctgaatgcttgggctcctgccactcacaggagagacctggctggagcgcctggctcctggcttcagtgtggcccagccttagtcactgcagccaccttgggaagtaaagcagcggacagaagatctctttatttctgtgtcaatctgcttttcagataaataaaattaatctttaaaataagaaaaatgtttaagttctgtagaggccatctggggagtacaccagtgggTGAAAATTCTCACTATTTGACTAActtccaaatcaatcaatcagttttaaaaaacaaaacaaaacaaaaaagcttgtAGACACATAATAGCAGCAGGCCCATTCTCCCAGCACAGAGTTAAGGATTGCTGGCTACAGTCACATAGCCAGTGAATGACCAACTCAGGACTCAAACACCAGCAGCCAGGGTTTAGAGCCCATGGCCTCAGGGTGTGTTCTGGAGGCCCCGATGTAATCCTCACCCCGTTGAGTTATTACAGAGATCAAAGAGAAatgtccagcctcctgc
This window of the Ochotona princeps isolate mOchPri1 chromosome 2, mOchPri1.hap1, whole genome shotgun sequence genome carries:
- the LRP8 gene encoding low-density lipoprotein receptor-related protein 8 isoform X9, whose product is MGRPERGALGPRALLLLLLLLQLQHLEAAADSLRGSQGPAPECPEDQFRCRNGRCIPSVWRCDEDDDCSDNSDEDDCPKKTCADSDFTCDNGHCIPERWKCDGLEECPDGSDESKATCTQQECPAEKLSCGPTSHKCVPASWRCDGEKDCESGADEAGCAPLCAPHEFPCGNRSCLAAVFVCDGDDDCGDGSDERGCADPACGPWEFRCGSGGTCIPERWVCDRQLDCEDGSDEAADRCGRASPGATAAPAACATPSQFACRSGECVHLGWRCDGDHDCKDKSDEADCPLGTCRGDEFQCGHGSCIPAIKRCDRKQDCPDGSDEAGCLQGLNECLHNNGGCSHICTDLKIGFECSCPAGFRLLDQKTCGDIDECEDPDACSQICINYKGYFKCECHPGYEMDPETRNCKAAAGRNPFLIFTNRHEVRKIDLVKREHSRLIPMLKNVVALDVEVATNRIYWCDLSYRKIYSAYMDKASDPAEQEVLIDEQLHSPEGLAVDWVHKHMYWTDSGNKTISVATLDGGRRCTLFSRDLNEPRAIAVDPLQGYMYWSDWGFQAKIEKSGLNGVDRQTLVSDNIEWPNGITLDLLNRRLYWVDSKLHQLSSIDFSGGNRKMLISSSNFLSHPFGIAVFEDRVFWTDLENEAIFSASRLSSLEVSTLAEDLNNPHDIVIFHELKQPRVADVCELSAQPNGGCEYLCLPAPQISSHSPKYTCACPDTMWLGPDMKRCYRAPQSTSTTTFASTTTRTAATTPRAPGTTDQSPTYQNHSTEMATLATMVPSSVGVSSTPNISPSIPSSATSNHSQHYGNEGGKMGSTVTAAIIGIIVPIVVLALLCMSGYLIWRNWKRKNTKSMNFDNPVYRKTTEEEDDDELHIGRTAQIGHVYPARVALSIEDDGLP
- the LRP8 gene encoding low-density lipoprotein receptor-related protein 8 isoform X2 — translated: MGRPERGALGPRALLLLLLLLQLQHLEAAADSLRGSQGPAPECPEDQFRCRNGRCIPSVWRCDEDDDCSDNSDEDDCPKKTCADSDFTCDNGHCIPERWKCDGLEECPDGSDESKATCTQQECPAEKLSCGPTSHKCVPASWRCDGEKDCESGADEAGCAPLCAPHEFPCGNRSCLAAVFVCDGDDDCGDGSDERGCADPACGPWEFRCGSGGTCIPERWVCDRQLDCEDGSDEAADRCGRASPGATAAPAACATPSQFACRSGECVHLGWRCDGDHDCKDKSDEADCPLGTCRGDEFQCGHGSCIPAIKRCDRKQDCPDGSDEAGCLQESACEGPRRFQCKSGECVDSRKVCDAQRDCRDWSDELLKECGLNECLHNNGGCSHICTDLKIGFECSCPAGFRLLDQKTCGDIDECEDPDACSQICINYKGYFKCECHPGYEMDPETRNCKAAAGRNPFLIFTNRHEVRKIDLVKREHSRLIPMLKNVVALDVEVATNRIYWCDLSYRKIYSAYMDKASDPAEQEVLIDEQLHSPEGLAVDWVHKHMYWTDSGNKTISVATLDGGRRCTLFSRDLNEPRAIAVDPLQGYMYWSDWGFQAKIEKSGLNGVDRQTLVSDNIEWPNGITLDLLNRRLYWVDSKLHQLSSIDFSGGNRKMLISSSNFLSHPFGIAVFEDRVFWTDLENEAIFSASRLSSLEVSTLAEDLNNPHDIVIFHELKQPRVADVCELSAQPNGGCEYLCLPAPQISSHSPKYTCACPDTMWLGPDMKRCYRAPQSTSTTTFASTTTRTAATTPRAPGTTDQSPTYQNHSTEMATLATMVPSSVGVSSTPNISPSIPSSATSNHSQHYGNEGGKMGSTVTAAIIGIIVPIVVLALLCMSGYLIWRNWKRKNTKSMNFDNPVYRKTTEEEDDDELHIGRTAQIGHVYPAAISSFDRPLWAEPCLGETRELEDSAPALKELFVLPGEPRSQLHQHPKNPLSELPVVKCKRVALSIEDDGLP